The window TCTTCTTTTCAATAATGCTGCAACAGGTAAGAAACAGTTCTTCGTCAAATGAATTCGTTTTCATCGGAGCAGCTAATTCTAGTACCTTCGGTGTACCATATATTTTAAATATTTCGTTTAAACTTTTTGTCAATGATGTTATTGCTTCCGTGTCTTGCCACACACTAGAATTATTTAAGGTTTCATCTGCTCTTAGAATATAAGCTCCCTTAGGCGGATTCTTTAGTTCGCCATTCATTAACACAATGTATTCAGTCTCACATTGTACATCATCAGGGTATTTTAGCCCGGCCTGTGTAACTGGCAATAGGGCGTTTATGTGCTGGACTATTTTCACTCTCCCTCTATCCACGCATAGGTTAACGTATTCAGGCCAGTAATCATCATCATACACCATGCCAAACAGCCATTCGTGCATGACCAGCATTTCCAGTTCCCCCCGCTTGTCTTGCAGGAACGGCCGGTGTTTGTTATCTTCATAGATCCGGTCAAGATCAAAAGGATTGCTATTATAACGGTGATTATAATTGTTCACATAATAAGATCCTTCACCCCACTGGCCACGTTCATATTTCACATATCGCTGATAATAAGAATAGGCATGATCATACGCAAAAGAAAATAAGTTAACGCCATACTGTCGGTAAGTGTCCCGAACCCATGCAACCAGGCTGCTGTCCAGGTGAATCATCTCCGAAGGCCCAGGTTCTTCAGTATCACATTGTTTAATCTCCGCCATTAATACTTGTATGTTACTGCGGTATTCATTCATATTTCCATTCTTGAGCTTATAGCCTGAACAGAAGTCCACGGCTGCCGACGAAAAATCGTCTTCTGAATAGAAAAACGGGTAGTAGGACAGATCTTCAAGCCACTTTTTTACCTCTTTGTGAATGCCAATCCTCTGCTGCATATAAAAATCAAGTATGAACTCCTTGCTCTTTGGGTATTTGTTTTCGATCTCTTGTTCCAGCTTGTCCCTCTTGTGCTTCATTTTGATAGCTTCTGCATCACAAGTCTCCAGGGTCAGGTATTCATTAAAGTAGGTCATAACATATTTAATTACTGCGGCCATATTCTCGGACTGCTTTAAATAATCGAATTCATCCATTTTGTCGGTTCTCTTCATCTTGGCAATATACTCATCGATGGTTAGCATGCTCATCCCCCCTCTGGAAATAAAATGAATTTCACTCTATGCAAATATTATAGATTATTTATCCTGCCCAAAATAAAAAACCGCAGGACCGGAATTGCAGCCAGCCTGCGGATAGTTGTTTATATTATTAAACTTTAATTACCGTACCGTCTCTGAACGTAAAATGGATGGCATTAGCATCATGGATTATGACTTTATCAATGACTGCCAACCACAGCTTCTCATCAAACTCATCAATCACAAGCGGGCGGGTCTCGATTTCCTGTATAAACCCGTCCAGTACCAATGATTTATTTTGGCGGTTTCGCCGCTGATCCTCTAATTCGGCAATCCGGTCTGTTGCAATCCGGTGCCGCTCCATGTATCCCTGGTGCCGTTCGTTAAATTCATCCTGATTAATGGCAAAGCGGGCGTTTTCATAAATGGATTTCCGCGTGAGTTCGGAAACAACCTCAATTTCGCGGTGCAGTTCCGCAAGTTCCATTTCAATTGCCGAGCAATCACATAAGACTTCTTGGGCTAGGTGGCAGTTGCTAAGAACCTCATCCCGATCACCCATCAATATGTTAAATGCTTTCAGAAAGCGCTGCTTAATCTCATCTTCTGTAAGATGAGGCGTGGAACAAGGTTTATCGTTTTTGTACTTATCATTGCACCGCCATACCGTGCGCCGATACTTGGTGTTGGAACCCCAAACCTTGGAGCCGTAAAAACCGCCGCAGTCACCGCAAACGATTTTAGCTGAAAATGGGCTGTGGCAACTGACTGGCCTACCGAGTTTTTTACGCCGTTCCATTTCAAGCTGCACCGCATCAAATTCGTCCGGCTCAATAATGGCGGGATGGCTATTCTGCACATAGTATTGAGGAACCTCACCCTCGTTGACTTTGGTGGTTTTGGTGAGAAAATCTACCGTGAAGCTTTTTTGCAGCAGAGCGTCACCCTTGTATTTCTCGTTAGTCAGAATGCTTATCACTGTCGCCACTTGCCAGGTTTTTTTTCCGGCCGGAGATGGGATGCCCAGATTGCCAAGATGCTTGGCGATGGCTGAAGGCGTTTTACCCTCAAGAAACATTCTGTAAATCAGCCGGACTGTTTCCGCTTCCTTTTCAACGATTTTAGGTAAACCATCCTCACCCTTTTCGTAGCCAAGGAAATGACGATAAGGCATGCTTACTTTCCCATCAGCCATACGTTTGCGTTGGCCCCAGGTTACATTTTCAGAAATTGAACGGCTTTCTTCCTGTGCCAGGCTGGACATAATAGTGATTAAAAGCTCCCCCTTACTGTCCAGCGTGTAAATGTTCTCCTTTTCGAAATAAACCTCAACGCCTTTTTCTTTTAGCTGGCGAACCGTAACCAGAGAGTCAACTGTGTTTCTCGCAAAGCGGCTAACTGATTTGGTAACAATCAGATCGATTTTCCCGTTCAGTGCATCGGCAACCATCTGCTTAAACCCATCGCGCTTTTTGGTATTGGTGGCACTGATACCTTCGTCGGTGTAGATTCCGGCAAATATCCAATCAGCACGTTCGTTGATGTACTTAGTGTAGTAGTCTACCTGGGCTTCGTAGCTGGTAAGCTGTTCCTCAGAATCTGTTGAAACACGGGCATATGCAGCTACTCTTTTTCTTGCGGCCACACCAATCGTTTCCGGCGCAAAGCGGTTTATGGTTGGTGGTATAACAGTAACGGCTCGAGCTGGTTTCACTTCAAATCTCCCCTTTGGTAGGCAAGCGCCCTTTCCCGCGCCTGCTGTTTCTTTTTGTCGTCCCAGCTTGATTTGCGTGACCGGTCTTGCCAAGTGGCTTCAACTTCATGACCGTCTTGAAAAATATAAATTACCTTGTTTGCTTGCGGCACCTGCATCTGCTTAATCTTGGATAGGAAAACCCCCTCATCAAATTCCGGTAGGCCCAACACTTCAGCGGTCAGCGACAATAAGATTGGTTCTGGAATCTGTTTGGCTGGGCAGACATCCTTGCCGTAATTGACGAAGGTGGAACAGTTCCAGGCTGCATGCCCCTTGTAGGTTACCCGCCGATAGTTCTTGCCGCAGCGAGGGCAGAAGATTAAGCCTGAAAATGGGTAACGGTTGACCGGGTTTTGCCTGACATTTCTGTTCTCCCGGCGTAGAGCCATGATTTCCTGCGCCTTTTGAAAGGTGAGAGGGTCTATAATCGGCGGATGGGTTCCTTCGGCATAGTACTTTGGCAGGATTCCCCGGTTATAAACCAGCTTCTTTGACAAGTGGTCGGCTACATACTTTTTCTGAAGCAGCGCGTTGCCAGAATACTTCTCGTTATTTAGGATGGCTAGGACTCGCTTTGCTGTCCACTGTCTGCCGCTGAACGTTCGCGCACCCATTTCCCGCAGTCTGGCAGCAATCCGATCGCAACCCAGGCCGTTTATGTAATCGGCGTAGATCATTCGAACGATTTCGGCCTGTTCCTGATCGATTTCAATTTGACCATGGTTGATTCGATACCCGTACATGAAACGCAGGTTTACAATCTCACCTTGCTGGAACCGCTTGCGAATCCTCCACTTACAGTTCTCACTAACCGAACGGCTTTCCTCCTGAGCATAGGATGCCAGGATGGTTAGCATAAGTTCGCCATCCCCGCTCATGGAATGAATATTCTGCTCCTCAAAATAAACGTCAACACCGAGCAGTTTTAGTTCCCGCACTGTTTCAAGAAGTGTTACCGTGTTGCGGGCAAAACGTGATATCGATTTT is drawn from Desulforamulus ruminis DSM 2154 and contains these coding sequences:
- a CDS encoding recombinase family protein, which produces MKPARAVTVIPPTINRFAPETIGVAARKRVAAYARVSTDSEEQLTSYEAQVDYYTKYINERADWIFAGIYTDEGISATNTKKRDGFKQMVADALNGKIDLIVTKSVSRFARNTVDSLVTVRQLKEKGVEVYFEKENIYTLDSKGELLITIMSSLAQEESRSISENVTWGQRKRMADGKVSMPYRHFLGYEKGEDGLPKIVEKEAETVRLIYRMFLEGKTPSAIAKHLGNLGIPSPAGKKTWQVATVISILTNEKYKGDALLQKSFTVDFLTKTTKVNEGEVPQYYVQNSHPAIIEPDEFDAVQLEMERRKKLGRPVSCHSPFSAKIVCGDCGGFYGSKVWGSNTKYRRTVWRCNDKYKNDKPCSTPHLTEDEIKQRFLKAFNILMGDRDEVLSNCHLAQEVLCDCSAIEMELAELHREIEVVSELTRKSIYENARFAINQDEFNERHQGYMERHRIATDRIAELEDQRRNRQNKSLVLDGFIQEIETRPLVIDEFDEKLWLAVIDKVIIHDANAIHFTFRDGTVIKV
- a CDS encoding recombinase family protein, whose amino-acid sequence is MEKIVTKISPSVPPIPARLRVAAYARVSSGKDAMLQSLAAQVSYYSNLIQQRLYWEYAGVYADEALTGTKDTRPEFQCLIADCKDGKIDLIITKSISRFARNTVTLLETVRELKLLGVDVYFEEQNIHSMSGDGELMLTILASYAQEESRSVSENCKWRIRKRFQQGEIVNLRFMYGYRINHGQIEIDQEQAEIVRMIYADYINGLGCDRIAARLREMGARTFSGRQWTAKRVLAILNNEKYSGNALLQKKYVADHLSKKLVYNRGILPKYYAEGTHPPIIDPLTFQKAQEIMALRRENRNVRQNPVNRYPFSGLIFCPRCGKNYRRVTYKGHAAWNCSTFVNYGKDVCPAKQIPEPILLSLTAEVLGLPEFDEGVFLSKIKQMQVPQANKVIYIFQDGHEVEATWQDRSRKSSWDDKKKQQARERALAYQRGDLK